The following DNA comes from Natronospira bacteriovora.
TAATCGTAATCGTAATCGGCTTTTCGAACCTGGAAAATGCCGACAACGACAACGACAACGACAACGACAACGACAACGACAACGACAACGAGAGAAGACCCTCGTGCTTCAGTCTTCCTCTTTCAACCTCCCCACTAACATCTCCTTCAATATCGCATCCGCCTTGCGGCTGTCCGTACGGCTATTGCTTCCTGCCATCGCTTGCGGGAGGGGGAAGGCTCGTGTAGCGTTAAAAAGGTCACTGAAAAGGGGGTGACAGGATAGTCAAAAAATGCAAGGAGCATTTAAATGCGTAAGCTATTGATCTCTCTCTCTCTCTCTCTCTCTGATAGCCAGCCCGTTTGCCTCGGCTGAGGCAGCGAGCATTGAAGCCGGGCAGGTCAACGGCGAAGAGACCAGTCGCTGGATTGTTGTCTTTAATCGCAGTTCTGAAATTCCCGCCGATGCGGTGCCGGACCTGACTGCACAACTGACGAAACGCATGGCCGTAGAGCCCTTGATGGTCTACCGCCATGCCGGTAAGGGTTTTGTGGCCGAGATGACGGGCCAGCAGGCAGCCACCCTCGCCAGCAACCCCAACATTCGACGGGTAGAGCGTGATCGCCGTGTGAGTGTACACGGCGCGGGCACCACCAGCTCCGGTGAGGACACGGTTCAGTATGGAGCCGACTGGAGCCTGGATCGCATTGATCAGCGTGATGGCAACCTGTCTGGTTCCTATGCCTTTGCCCATGATGGCAGTGGTATCAATATCTACGTTATCGATACCGGTGTTAACGAGAACCACTCGAACTTCTTCACTGGCCAGGTCGAGCGAATTCATGACCGCTTCACTGATGAGGAGTTTGATGCCAGCTGCGTGAATAACGACCCCGAGCCGCCTTGCCCGCCGTATGAATGGCCGTGTGGTGACGATGGAATTCACGCCAATGGTGTCCATGATGAAGGGAAGCGATGGCATGGCACATCCGTGGCGGGCAAGGCGGCCGCGGCAACCTACGGGGCAGCGCAAGGCGCCTATGTCAAGGATCTGCGCGCTTTCGATTGTCGGGGGATTTCGTATGTCAGCGAGGTGAATGCTGCCCTTGACAGTGTTGCGGAGCATGCTCAGGCTCATGGCCAAGCCGCGCCCCTCGTGATGAGCTTTGGCTTCGATGAGACTACAAGCAAGGTGAGTAGTATTGAGGACAGTATCCGGGCACTGCCGGATAACGTCCTGCCAATTGCCTCGGCGGGTAACAGCAATACGCTGGCCTCGACCCAGGTGCCAGCCCGGATGTCGGGGGTGATTACCGTCGGGGGCACCAATAGCAGCGATATGCGCTACAGTAATTCCAACTACGGCAGCGCCGTCGACATCTTTGCTCCAGGCAGGGACGTGCAGACCCTGTGGGGTGACGGTGATTCGGAAACCATCACCGCCACCGGTACTTCCTATGCTGCCCCGCTGGTGGCGGGGGTGGCCGCCATCCACGCGAGTTCACTGAATGGCGAAATTAGAGCCGATAACCTGCGTCAGGCGATTCTCGGCAATGCCACCGAGGGTGCCCTGGGTAATCTCGAAGGCTCCCCGGATCTTCTGCTTTACCAGTGGTATCAATCAAACGACGACGATGATGGCGGTGGTGACGACGACGATGATGATGACGACGAAGACGGCGGTGGTGGTGACTGGGGCGGCTGCCCCTACCAGAATGAAGACGGTGAATGGGTAATGTGCCCCTGACCTCGACTGTGCTGTTATTTATTTTTGAATGATGAATCCTGTCCCCCTTTTTCGGTGATTGTGATGCGTGTTTTGAAATGCTTGTTGATCGCAAAGATGGTCCTCGCTGTCTCGGCGGTGGCCGCGGAGGCGCCGGATGACCTGCTGCCCTCGGGCGGTGCTTTGGTGCCGGCAGAAGATCTGGGCCGCTTCAATCGGGTCGAAGGCAGTGATGATTATGTGGTGATCGGCAATACCTGGGCCATCGGCGATCTCGGGGGTGTCCTTGTCATGGCGCCCGACGAGAGCGGTCAATGGGTTGAGGAGAGCTGGGTACCGGGCACGATGACGGATGCCTCGGCCGGCGCGGGTTTGGGCTCGGCCATTGCCATTGACGGTGACCGCTTCATTGTCGGCGCCTTCAACGAAGGTTATGTCCCCGGCCGCCGGGAGAGTGGGGCGGCCTTCGAATTCCGTCGGGACCCCTCAAGCGGGACAGTGGAGTTTCTGCGCCGGATTGACCGCCCCGAGCCGGACACCTTCTTCTTCGGAACCGGTGCGGCGATGGAGAATGGCTGGCTGGCGGTGGGCGCGGCTTTCGGTGAGCAGTTGCCCGACGAGCAGTATGGCGCCACCTATCTGTTTCGCTGGTCGGAGGCGATGGACGATTGGGAATACGTTCAGAAATTGCTGGCGCCGGATCGCGAGGACGGCGGTGACCGGGATGATTTCGGCACGGAAGTCCGCATGGCCTATCCCTGGCTGGCGATCGCGGCGCGCAATGCCTGGGTGGCGGATCAGGACGACCGCCTGGGTGCGATCTACCTTTATCGGCATGATGCCGACAGCGACGAGTGGCGCTTTGAACAGAAACTGGTGGGCGATCCGCCCGAAGGGGGCCGTCAGCCGGGCAAGGTGCGGTTATTGTTCATGGAAGAGAGGCATGTGTTGATGTCCGGTAATGAAGTAACAGCGGATACGCTGCTAAATAGGATGCACTTATATGTTTACGAGTTAGATGAAAATGATGATCGCTGGGAGAAATCAGCGGTGCTATCGGAGGCAGACCCGCCACACGACCGGAATTCAAGTTTCGGTCGTGGCGGAGCCGTTTTTGGTGACGGAGAACGGTTGGCGGTGACCCATTCGACTCGATTGCGATCTTCCGGGGAAATGGATGGCGCGCTGCACATCTATGAGCGGGATGATAGTGCCTCTCAGGGCTGGGCGTTGATGGAAAGTCTCACGCCACCATGGCCTTCCTGGGGTTCCGGCCACGCACTGGCC
Coding sequences within:
- a CDS encoding S8 family serine peptidase, whose protein sequence is MVVFNRSSEIPADAVPDLTAQLTKRMAVEPLMVYRHAGKGFVAEMTGQQAATLASNPNIRRVERDRRVSVHGAGTTSSGEDTVQYGADWSLDRIDQRDGNLSGSYAFAHDGSGINIYVIDTGVNENHSNFFTGQVERIHDRFTDEEFDASCVNNDPEPPCPPYEWPCGDDGIHANGVHDEGKRWHGTSVAGKAAAATYGAAQGAYVKDLRAFDCRGISYVSEVNAALDSVAEHAQAHGQAAPLVMSFGFDETTSKVSSIEDSIRALPDNVLPIASAGNSNTLASTQVPARMSGVITVGGTNSSDMRYSNSNYGSAVDIFAPGRDVQTLWGDGDSETITATGTSYAAPLVAGVAAIHASSLNGEIRADNLRQAILGNATEGALGNLEGSPDLLLYQWYQSNDDDDGGGDDDDDDDDEDGGGGDWGGCPYQNEDGEWVMCP